From the Manihot esculenta cultivar AM560-2 chromosome 14, M.esculenta_v8, whole genome shotgun sequence genome, the window ttttaaaattaaatattttaatatcattaattatgttaacataataaaataattttaataaaataatatattttttaaaaaatatatataaatattaaaatcaatttaaatttatttaattttaaaaaaataattttttaaaatttaaaaatattatttaaagcaTTTATCGGCATAGTTTGATGGTAaatgtatctgaataaatttaagagatctcacattttatttTCTCGATTCCCTACCTCCATTGAAAAAAAAACAGGTtgtttgaattaataaaatttttaaaaatttatttaattattatgctAAATTTAAGGGtctaactattttttttaattaataaccatgtaaaaaaacaaaaaaagagttttatttaaatataattaattttaattgagacTTTAAGCTCCATATTAAGCTTATTGCTGAATTAAAAATAGCTAATATGTTTGGTTTTAGCTTTAGAAGCATGCTCTCTCAGCCATGAGAATATAGTCTCAAATACAAGCTCTACATTTTCCTTTGGTTCTCCAATCAAAACATGCCACATATCAGGAAATATCTTGATCATTTTGTCCTTGCTTGCAGCTGATTCATACACAAACCTGGCAGAATTGCAGTCGCAAACCATATCATTCTCCCCATGCACCATCAGCAATGGAACATCCAGCTCATGGCAATGCCTCTTTACATACTCACAAACCCTCAGAAACTCTAATGCCGTTGCCGCCGGTGGCTTCCCGGACGTCCGGCGATTTGGGTTCTTCGCCACCAACTTTCTCTTCCACTCTTCTTTATAAGATCTGCTGGCTACAGGCTTTGTGGCCACAACTTTCCAAGTGGGTGCAAAGAATGCAGCCATAGGAAGTAGCTTCTCTAATGGCCAAATGGGTTTAAACTCGGGAGAAATTCCACACATTGAACCGTTCAAAATCAAACCGTTCCATGCAAATCTTTGTTTCAAGCATATGAGAATTGAAATTGCACCACCAAGTGATTCTCCATAAAGAAA encodes:
- the LOC110600332 gene encoding caffeoylshikimate esterase, with protein sequence MSHPIHQANENSPFGDLSTEEFYKKNQILHHQSFMLNNDNMNIFTQSWRLDSTSNPKGLVAMVHGYSSESSWLNELTAVAIAKAGFLVCALDLQGHGRSDGFPGHIPNIQPLVNDCIQFFDSFKKHHPKLPAFLYGESLGGAISILICLKQRFAWNGLILNGSMCGISPEFKPIWPLEKLLPMAAFFAPTWKVVATKPVASRSYKEEWKRKLVAKNPNRRTSGKPPAATALEFLRVCEYVKRHCHELDVPLLMVHGENDMVCDCNSARFVYESAASKDKMIKIFPDMWHVLIGEPKENVELVFETIFSWLREHASKAKTKHISYF